From the Opitutaceae bacterium genome, one window contains:
- a CDS encoding fucose isomerase, with the protein MKRNDNTKKVYLVANGDLRESANRQCWKTQFEMEQTLTNAIRSAGFEVIRAHPFKQEQGHGFIASQREGMDVFAGIPRDQPVIVAESVWQYSHHVLAGLYSHRGPILTVANWSGTWPGLVGMLNLNGSLTKAGVAYSSLWSVDFSDRFFKDGLSQWLATGAVQHPTDHVRPLTSCRVPAEAVTIAETLAKDLDRQKAILGVFDEGCMGMYNAIIPDELLAPLGIFKERLSQSALYYEATQVTEAEALAVFRWLNEKGMRFQFGTDEKTELTPNQVFWQCRTYIAAVRIAAEFGCDAIGIQYQQGLKDLLPASDLAEGLLNNADRPPVMDAKGKVLFPGDPIPHFNEADECAGVDGLLTFRVHKALGQPVENTLHDLRWGDHDKSGTTNEYVWVFLISGSAPPAHHVGGYSGTDSLRQPPMYFRLGGGTVRGIAKPGEIIWSRTFVEGGKLHMDLGRAKVVALPAEETARRWQETTPQWPIMHAVTYGVTRDQMMARHKANHIQVAYAHDAESADLALYTKAALAGLLGVEVHLCGTKADGTPF; encoded by the coding sequence ATGAAGAGAAACGACAACACGAAGAAAGTTTACCTCGTCGCCAATGGCGACCTCCGTGAATCAGCGAACCGCCAATGCTGGAAGACGCAGTTCGAAATGGAGCAGACGCTCACGAACGCCATCCGCTCAGCGGGATTCGAGGTAATTCGCGCCCACCCCTTCAAGCAGGAGCAAGGCCACGGCTTCATCGCGTCACAGCGGGAAGGAATGGATGTGTTCGCCGGCATACCGCGTGACCAACCCGTGATCGTGGCGGAAAGTGTCTGGCAGTATTCGCATCATGTTCTCGCCGGCCTCTACTCGCATCGCGGACCTATTCTCACGGTCGCGAACTGGTCCGGGACGTGGCCGGGACTGGTCGGCATGCTGAACCTGAATGGTTCACTCACAAAAGCAGGCGTGGCGTACTCGAGCCTCTGGAGTGTCGATTTCTCCGACCGATTTTTTAAAGACGGTCTCTCGCAGTGGTTGGCGACTGGCGCGGTGCAACATCCCACAGATCACGTCCGGCCGTTGACCTCTTGCCGCGTGCCGGCCGAAGCAGTCACAATAGCCGAAACTCTCGCAAAGGATCTCGACCGGCAGAAGGCAATCCTCGGTGTTTTCGACGAAGGGTGCATGGGGATGTACAATGCCATCATCCCAGACGAACTGCTAGCGCCTCTTGGGATCTTCAAGGAGCGCTTGTCGCAATCCGCCCTCTACTACGAGGCAACCCAAGTGACGGAAGCAGAGGCTTTGGCTGTCTTCCGTTGGCTCAACGAAAAGGGGATGCGCTTCCAATTTGGAACCGATGAGAAGACCGAGCTCACGCCCAACCAGGTCTTCTGGCAGTGCAGGACCTACATCGCCGCGGTTCGAATTGCCGCTGAGTTTGGCTGCGACGCGATCGGCATCCAGTACCAGCAAGGATTGAAGGACCTGCTGCCAGCCTCGGACCTGGCGGAGGGTCTCTTGAACAACGCCGACCGGCCTCCGGTCATGGATGCCAAGGGGAAGGTCCTCTTCCCAGGTGATCCCATTCCCCACTTTAATGAGGCGGATGAATGTGCTGGCGTGGATGGACTTCTCACGTTTCGCGTGCACAAGGCTTTGGGACAACCCGTGGAGAACACCCTTCACGACTTGCGCTGGGGCGATCATGACAAGAGCGGCACCACGAACGAGTATGTGTGGGTCTTCCTCATCTCAGGCAGCGCCCCACCGGCGCATCACGTGGGCGGGTACTCCGGAACGGATTCTCTGCGCCAGCCGCCGATGTACTTCAGACTCGGTGGCGGCACGGTGCGCGGCATCGCGAAGCCGGGCGAAATCATCTGGAGTCGCACGTTCGTTGAGGGAGGCAAACTGCACATGGACCTGGGCCGGGCGAAAGTCGTGGCTCTCCCTGCCGAGGAGACCGCGCGGCGGTGGCAAGAAACCACACCGCAGTGGCCGATCATGCATGCGGTGACGTACGGCGTCACCCGCGACCAGATGATGGCTCGGCACAAGGCAAACCACATCCAGGTTGCCTATGCCCACGATGCCGAATCTGCGGATCTCGCCCTTTATACAAAAGCGGCACTCGCCGGGCTCTTGGGGGTTGAAGTCCACCTCTGTGGCACCAAGGCTGACGGGACGCCGTTTTGA
- a CDS encoding glycosyl hydrolase: MRIAPTSKRLLAALAIVTCLASHTPAEGTDSLSEQFASPGPTHRPLVWWHWLNGNVTKEGIDRDLEAMQAAGIAGFHLFDVTMAAPGPLRFGTEAWRETRDYALRRATEMGFQVGVQVCPGWATLGGPWVAPEDAMKRVVYRETWVEGGRSHVFVPPAPKVAGYYEDIAVLAWPATEAEWQDRLRRPARVTVNAGSGLQTELWFDGDDTTSCRIPEPSAQQPFVIDLEFPDPFTPACLEVTIPPAGWPKEPKATLEAQAPDGTWKMVRSFTLSGTHGNPAITAVSLQPIHARHFRLTFSDPFDHVNPSTICEVSLKASGRLEDWTGQSLSIGWGPTQPADPTAGTHRVDSIDPSQILDLTARLQKDGVLDWQVPSRKWVITRFGATGTNKMNHPAQPEGTGWEVDKMDPEAVRRVISASLGADFVSPGAKISMALIDSWESGSQNWTKDLPQRFRNHCGYDLKSWLPAFTGRSVKSADATRDFFWEFRQFISTEVTRATFGVFREEMEKRGVLAYAEPYGGPFDHSAAGAEAGVPMGEFWLGDKQLWNVKEMSSVAHVLSRPLVAAESFTAGGGSASYREAPMDLKTSGDRAFARGLNQVVLHSYVHQPFDHARPGFSLGQFGTHFNRHESWWPHIRPWVDYLSRCQLLLREGRSVNDLAYARPDDSPTGQNVQRYGDAAPPAGWDFDFVGRDSLLAATCDGKELVLSSGARYRALVLPATDSLSFALAEQLVGWLEKGFPVVGEAPVRLIGARQQGLQDKAKAILRTLSRPHHTTGALIPREKLAAALVENGIQRDFSVGDETVTDLVYAHRSSKDREIYFVANVSNTAAIETAVTFRNHSSRPELWDPMTGAVTNLPESRILGPGKVRLHLEPMHSTFVVFPKTEDSRAAKAAYASANSTVERIPIPQGWVVEVEGGHRTDLQTLRSLTELQDTRLRFAHGHADYQNSFDIPLDHTGKRVRLQLGHLRATTQVWLNGAAVGKTWLPPHEVDLTPFVRAGRNDLRIQVSLPWTNRLVADASLDKGVTFDAELGYSEIPSWVANPPLAPDGLRRSFSSFPFATETTPLEPAGLNEVPTLLID; encoded by the coding sequence ATGCGTATCGCCCCTACCTCCAAGCGACTGCTTGCAGCACTCGCCATCGTCACTTGCCTTGCATCGCATACACCCGCTGAAGGCACCGATTCCCTCAGCGAGCAATTCGCTTCACCCGGACCGACTCATCGCCCGCTGGTGTGGTGGCATTGGTTGAACGGCAATGTGACAAAGGAAGGGATTGATCGCGACCTTGAGGCGATGCAGGCAGCAGGAATCGCCGGCTTTCACTTGTTCGACGTCACCATGGCGGCGCCGGGCCCCCTGAGATTCGGCACCGAAGCCTGGCGCGAGACCCGGGATTACGCCCTGCGACGGGCGACGGAAATGGGCTTCCAGGTGGGCGTTCAGGTGTGCCCGGGCTGGGCGACCTTGGGCGGTCCCTGGGTGGCGCCTGAGGACGCAATGAAGCGCGTCGTGTACCGCGAAACGTGGGTGGAAGGGGGGCGAAGCCACGTTTTCGTTCCCCCGGCGCCCAAAGTCGCAGGCTACTACGAGGACATTGCCGTGCTCGCCTGGCCCGCGACCGAGGCCGAGTGGCAGGATCGGTTGCGCCGACCGGCACGCGTCACGGTCAATGCCGGCAGCGGGTTGCAGACCGAGCTTTGGTTCGACGGGGACGACACCACTTCCTGCCGTATTCCCGAACCCAGCGCCCAACAGCCATTCGTGATCGACCTGGAGTTTCCCGACCCCTTCACGCCAGCGTGCCTCGAGGTCACAATCCCGCCCGCAGGCTGGCCCAAGGAACCCAAGGCGACGCTCGAGGCGCAGGCACCGGACGGCACCTGGAAAATGGTGCGTTCCTTTACTCTTTCAGGTACGCACGGAAATCCAGCCATCACCGCTGTATCCCTCCAGCCGATACACGCGCGCCACTTTCGCCTTACCTTCAGCGATCCGTTCGACCACGTGAATCCGTCGACCATTTGCGAGGTTTCATTGAAGGCATCAGGGCGCCTCGAGGATTGGACAGGCCAAAGCCTCTCCATTGGGTGGGGGCCCACCCAGCCAGCCGATCCCACCGCGGGCACTCACCGGGTGGATTCAATTGATCCGTCTCAGATCCTCGACCTCACAGCCCGCCTGCAAAAGGACGGGGTACTCGACTGGCAGGTGCCATCCAGAAAATGGGTCATCACCCGTTTCGGTGCCACGGGAACCAACAAGATGAATCATCCCGCGCAGCCAGAGGGCACCGGTTGGGAGGTGGACAAGATGGACCCGGAAGCAGTTAGGCGCGTGATCTCGGCAAGCCTCGGGGCCGACTTTGTTTCTCCAGGAGCGAAGATCTCAATGGCGCTCATTGATAGTTGGGAATCCGGGTCTCAGAATTGGACGAAGGACCTGCCCCAACGGTTCAGAAATCACTGTGGCTATGATTTGAAGAGCTGGTTGCCGGCATTCACCGGCCGCTCAGTGAAGTCCGCGGATGCGACCCGCGATTTCTTCTGGGAGTTTCGACAATTTATCTCGACCGAGGTCACCCGGGCCACCTTTGGCGTGTTCCGCGAAGAGATGGAGAAGCGCGGAGTGCTCGCCTATGCCGAACCTTACGGAGGACCCTTTGATCACAGCGCAGCCGGCGCCGAGGCAGGCGTGCCTATGGGTGAATTCTGGCTCGGCGACAAACAGCTTTGGAATGTGAAGGAGATGAGCTCTGTCGCACACGTCCTGAGCCGGCCATTGGTGGCGGCCGAGTCGTTCACAGCTGGCGGCGGATCGGCATCCTACCGCGAGGCGCCAATGGACCTGAAAACGAGCGGTGATCGCGCCTTTGCGCGCGGGTTGAACCAGGTCGTGTTACATTCCTACGTTCACCAACCATTCGACCACGCAAGGCCCGGGTTTTCTCTCGGACAATTCGGTACCCACTTCAATCGCCATGAGTCCTGGTGGCCGCACATTCGTCCGTGGGTGGACTACTTGAGCCGATGCCAGTTGCTCCTCCGCGAAGGCCGGTCTGTCAACGACCTAGCCTACGCACGCCCTGACGATTCGCCCACAGGCCAAAACGTGCAACGGTACGGCGACGCAGCCCCGCCTGCGGGTTGGGACTTCGATTTTGTTGGGAGGGACTCGCTCCTGGCAGCAACCTGCGACGGGAAGGAGCTGGTCTTGAGTTCAGGCGCCCGGTATCGCGCGCTGGTCCTGCCCGCCACCGACTCCCTGAGTTTCGCTCTCGCCGAACAACTTGTTGGTTGGCTCGAAAAAGGGTTCCCCGTCGTGGGAGAGGCTCCGGTCCGCCTGATTGGAGCCCGGCAGCAAGGCTTGCAAGATAAGGCGAAGGCAATCCTTCGCACACTCTCTCGTCCGCACCACACGACAGGCGCGCTCATACCTCGGGAAAAGCTTGCTGCAGCCCTTGTCGAGAATGGGATTCAACGTGATTTCTCCGTCGGCGACGAAACGGTGACCGACTTGGTCTACGCGCATCGCTCTTCCAAGGATCGCGAGATTTACTTCGTGGCCAATGTTTCGAACACGGCGGCGATCGAAACCGCCGTCACGTTCCGCAACCACTCCTCCAGGCCGGAACTCTGGGACCCCATGACTGGCGCAGTGACCAACCTCCCAGAGTCGAGGATATTGGGACCAGGAAAGGTGCGGCTCCACCTTGAGCCAATGCACTCGACCTTTGTCGTTTTCCCAAAGACGGAGGACAGCCGAGCGGCAAAGGCAGCCTACGCTTCGGCCAATTCCACTGTTGAACGGATTCCGATTCCCCAAGGCTGGGTGGTGGAAGTGGAAGGTGGCCATCGTACGGATCTGCAGACGCTTCGCTCCCTCACGGAGTTGCAGGACACCAGACTCCGCTTCGCACATGGGCATGCAGACTATCAGAATTCATTCGACATCCCGTTGGATCACACCGGAAAGCGCGTTCGCCTTCAACTGGGCCACCTCCGCGCCACCACACAAGTCTGGCTTAATGGCGCCGCCGTGGGTAAAACGTGGCTGCCTCCACACGAGGTCGATCTCACGCCGTTCGTCCGCGCGGGGCGCAACGACCTTCGCATCCAAGTCTCCCTGCCCTGGACCAACCGCTTGGTCGCTGACGCTTCCCTAGACAAGGGCGT